Proteins encoded together in one Triticum dicoccoides isolate Atlit2015 ecotype Zavitan chromosome 7B, WEW_v2.0, whole genome shotgun sequence window:
- the LOC119340640 gene encoding triacylglycerol lipase 2-like: MILHISMATSLFLMSLLMFMLDSNPCTALSWRNNSLVDDIGIPCPVSPHPFTMCKSEAEAYGYPCEDHKVTTEDGYILSLKRIPHGHDTDNSTGDEKTRQPILLFHGLFVDGVSWLLGTPDQSLGFILADGGFDVWLANTRGTNTSRKHTSLSPKNPAFWDWSWDQIAEYDLPAVLEFVYHHTGRQKVHYIGHSLGTLIILAAFSEHKLLHLVRSAVLLCPIAYLSRTRSDLTRLAAKMFMAEAAHFIGLHEFNPVGKTAAELLAKVCGDPKIDCHDVFSALAGPDCCLNKSTTCAFMLHAPQPTSMRNLIHLSQMVRNEGVRRYDYGNAKENMKHYKQPRPPLYNLSSIPTHVPMLLTHGGQDFLGDVPDTRHLLKTLVRNHDSDNIEVQYLPDYAHADFVIAYNAPRLVYEPMVDFFQRH, from the exons ATGATTCTACATATTTCGATGGCTACGAGTTTATTTCTAATGAGTTTGTTGATGTTTATGCTTGACTCTAACCCCTGCACAGCTCTCTCATGGAGGAACAATAGTTTAGTGGATGATATTGGTATACCATGTCCAGTTTCTCCGCATCCGTTTACTATGTGCAAGTCGGAGGCAGAAGCTTACGGCTATCCATGTGAAGATCACAAG GTCACAACTGAAGATGGATATATTCTTAGCTTAAAAAGGATTCCTCATGGCCATGATACTGATAACTCAACCGGGGATGAGAAGACAAGGCAACCAATACTGCTATTCCACGGGCTTTTTGTG GATGGCGTTTCTTGGCTACTGGGTACACCAGACCAATCACTTGGCTTTATTTTGGCAGACGGTGGGTTTGATGTTTGGCTAGCGAACACTCGTGGAACTAATACCAGCCGCAAACATACATCGCTGTCCCCAAAAAATCCG GCTTTCTGGGATTGGTCGTGGGACCAAATTGCTGAATATGATCTTCCAGCCGTGCTTGAGTTTGTGTATCACCACACAGGACGTCAAAAAGTTCACTATATCGGTCACTCACTG GGAACCTTGATTATTCTTGCAGCCTTCTCTGAGCACAAGTTACTACACTTAGTTCGATCAGCTGTGTTGCTCTGCCCAATCGCTTATCTGAGCAGAACTAGATCCGATCTCACCCGGCTTGCTGCTAAAATGTTCATGGCAGAA GCAGCTCACTTTATAGGTCTTCATGAGTTCAATCCTGTTGG AAAAACTGCAGCTGAACTTCTAGCCAAAGTATGTGGCGACCCTAAAATTGACTGCCACGATGTATTTTCTGCTCTTGCAG GACCGGACTGTTGCCTCAATAAATCAACTACATGTGCCTTCATGCTGCATGCTCCACAGCCTACGTCTATGAGAAACCTTATTCATTTGTCGCAGA TGGTCAGGAACGAAGGGGTCAGAAGGTATGACTACGGCAATGCCAAGGAAAACATGAAGCATTACAAGCAGCCACGCCCTCCGCTGTACAACCTCTCATCCATTCCGACCCATGTCCCCATGCTCCTGACGCATGGCGGCCAAGACTTCCTCGGCGATGTCCCTGACACCAGGCACCTCCTGAAGACACTGGTCAGAAACCATGACTCTGATAACATCGAGGTGCAATACTTGCCCGACTATGCTCATGCTGACTTTGTGATAGCCTATAATGCTCCACGCCTCGTATATGAACCGATGGTCGACTTCTTTCAACGTCACTGA